The Kosmotoga olearia TBF 19.5.1 sequence TCGCCTTCAATAAAAATCATCGCTTGATGAAATGGATTCGTATCGCCTTCCTGATTCAAACTCTCACCCTTTTTCAGCATATACCAGGCGCTTCTGAGCCCCGTGGCATAGTACAAACCTATAGCATGTCCTCCGTGAACAACCCTTGAATGTTCTTCATCCAACAAAACCTTTTCAGGATCACTTCTGTTGAAAAGGTGCATACCAAGATAATTGAATCGGGCAATAGTATCAGGAGTAATCTTCTTATTATTCGAAAATCTCCAGTCCAGAGGCGCTTTATCCAGATAATTGGCTTTCGCAGCAGCTGTAATTGCGTTGAACTTCCCTTCGTATATCTGGCGCAAAACATCATAAGTTGTAGTTAAAATAACATCGGCTTCGTTATTTACACCTTTGCCCAGGATAACCTCGCCATTATCAATCTTGATGTAGAACGATTCATTCGTATCTTCTACATTTAACTGTGCCAGAAAGGTGTAATCTGGTTCTACCTTGCTTTTAAAGTTATCAGCCATTTCTTTTAACATCTCATACACTGTCATTTCTCAAATCCTCCTTAATTTATTTTCAGAATTACAGGACAGTTTTCCTAAGCAATAATATATTGTTACTTAGTCTTTACTTGAATAGTCCAATGTTTTCTGTTCGGAAAACCGTTCTTTTTTTTCAGTAAGAGTAATTTTATGGGGATCAAGTAGTATAATTTAAATAAAAGTTTATATCACAAGCGTGAAAACATTTTTTCTTTCTCTTTAGTAATCAAAATTCGATCAAAAACAATAGAAGGAGGAGTATTTCGATCTGACACAACTTTGCTATCTCAACTCATCGTTTCACTCTAAAACAAAAGCGGGGGGAAATTTTAATGAACAAGCTTCCGATGGAGCACCGATATTTCGAGAAACTCTTTGAAAGCAGCCCTGAAGGGATTGTAATTTGCGATGAGAAAAATCGTATCCTTCGAGCGAACCCAAAATTCTGCGAAATGTTCGGTTACCAATACGATGAAGTTATTGGACATTTCGTGGATGACATAGTCGCTAAAGACCCGGAATTAAAAGCCGAGGCAATGCAAATAACAAAAATCACTCTCTCTGGAAAAAACATAAGCAATGAAACCATAAGACAAAGAAAAGACGGAACACGTTTACCTGTATCAATTCTTAGTGCACCTATCTATGATGGAAAAAAAGTTGTCGGGGTAGTTGGTATTTACAGAGATATAACAGAACTAAAAGAATCCCAGAAAAAACTACTCGAAAGTCTGAGAAAAAACCAGGCTCTCTTAAACGCCATCCCTGATATGATCTTTGTTATCTCAAGAGACGGTACCTATCTGAATTTTAAGGCAGACAGAAAAGATTTACTGGCAATACCACCGGAAAAAATCATTGGCAACAACATAAAAAATACTGGTTTTGATCATAAAACCCTGAATCAGTTATTTGAGGGAATTGAAAAAGCACTCGATACCAATGAGGTACAGACTGTTGAGTATTCATCGAAAACGTTTACCGGTCTAGGTTATTTTGAAGCCAGAATAGTAGCATTGAACGAAAAAGAAGTTTTGATGCTGGTAAGAGATATCACTGAACAAAAAAAGAACCAGCTCAGGCTGGAGCGTTTTGCCATATTTCACCGCGCCCTCACAGAAATGTTCAACGAGATACTCCAAATGGAATTAGACGAAAATCCCTATCAAAGATTGGTGGAACACGCGGTTGAGGTAGTCCCAGGTGCTGAAGCAGGAAGCCTTCTGATGAAAGATGAAACAGGGGTCTTTCGGCTTGTTGCTGCTGTTGGATACAACCTTGAGAAATTGAAAAAAATCTTCTTCAAACCGGAAGAACTGGCGCAGGGAAATACAGATAATGTGTTGATTGTTACTGACCTCGTTAGCATAGACAAAAATCTCGACGCTGAAAGATTGGAAATCCTGAAAAAATACGGGCGCATTGATGAAATCAAAACCATGCTTTCCATTCCGGTCAAAATAAATGGTGAACCCGTAGCTTATTTCTGCCTCGACAGTTTTAGTAGCTCGAACGCTTTCGATGAAGATTCCATAGAAATGGCAAAGATATTAAGCCAGCAGGTTGCCGTTATTTTGAAGAGAATAAAACTAGAGGAGGAACTTAGAAGACAAAAGAAACAATTGAAATTCATGTCCGAACACGATCCACTGACTGATCTGCCAAACCGACGCTTATTCGCCGAAAGAGCCAAACAGTACATTGCTCTTGCGAAACGGAGAAAATCACCTTTGAGTATTCTATATCTTGATTTGAATCACTTCAAAGAAGTAAACGATTCATTCGGACATGATGTTGGCGATTTGGTTCTCAAAAAAATTACCAAAAGATTCAAATCCTGTTTGAGAGAGGGTGATCTTGTCGCCCGCCTTGGTGGAGACGAGTTTGTATTCGCATTGCCGGACACAGATGCTGAAAATGCGGCAAAGGTAGCTAAACGCATAATTGAAGTTATAGAAAAACCAATAAACATCAAAGGCAAAAGTGTGAAAATCAGTGGAAGTATAGGTGTTGCCGTATTTCCAGATGATGGTGAAAATATTGACCAACTCCTGAAACATGCCGATATGAATATGTACCGTGATAAAAGATTAAAATGCAATAACGGAGAAGAAAGGAACATAAGAATTCTGGAGAATTCAAATGACAGGAATTGAATCTGTGTTCTTGGTGGTACCTTAAATAATTCCATCATCAAATACTTGTTTTTTATCTATTCCGAGTATTTCGAGATTAACATCATTCTCAGTCCGAAGCTTGTATATTCGAACAGAATCTTCTTCAACTTTTATTATGCGTTTTAGCTGTGATTTCAACGTTTCAAGATTTGTTTTGGTTATTTCGCCTTCAAGTACAGAGTTTTGTACCCAATCTAGATAACGGCGGCAAACTTTCAAGACTCTGTTTACCCGCTTCTCTCCTATGTCGTACACAATCAAAACGTACACTTTAACCTCTCCATGGGATATATTCTTTTTCCCCTGTAATATGTTTTTCTATCTTATAGAGCTCAAGCCTTATGAGATATCTGTATGAAACATTTCTTTTTAACTGTGGGTGTTTAAATGTGGATTTTAGCTTTTCATCTTTGCTGTAGAAACCTACTATACCTATCCTTATTAGCACATACAAACTACATATAGGTGGGATACAAGGCTCATGGAAATCAACGATAATACGGTTCTCCAAACTATGCACTTAGCTAGATGAACCCAGTAAGGAAACTAAAGAACACTTTATGATCAAGGACAAATAAGGTAAACACGGCAAAGTATGCTATCTTACGTGTTGTTAAATAAATTCCTTGAATTCAATTCGGTTTCTGACATTCATATGGTACCCCGCTATCATCGGGACAAATGGAGAAATGCTGTTTCAACGTATTTTTCGGTAGAGTGTTACGAAAACAAACATATTACAGATGGAACTGTAATTTTTGAAATGAGATGCGGCAAGATTTGTATAATAATTGAGTAGTGGTACTTTGTATTAAGGCCTTAGAAAAAATTTCTTTGCACATAGAACTTAAAAAGTTGATGAATATTAATTGTAATTATTGGTATCTGTTTGTTGTGTTTAACTCCATAACTAGTTTACCAGCTTTCTATGCCTTTTCGGTAATTTTCTTTATTCTTTCTTCTAAGTGTATAGTTTGAATTAAAGAGCTAAGTGTTTCAGAACTC is a genomic window containing:
- a CDS encoding diguanylate cyclase domain-containing protein, whose translation is MNKLPMEHRYFEKLFESSPEGIVICDEKNRILRANPKFCEMFGYQYDEVIGHFVDDIVAKDPELKAEAMQITKITLSGKNISNETIRQRKDGTRLPVSILSAPIYDGKKVVGVVGIYRDITELKESQKKLLESLRKNQALLNAIPDMIFVISRDGTYLNFKADRKDLLAIPPEKIIGNNIKNTGFDHKTLNQLFEGIEKALDTNEVQTVEYSSKTFTGLGYFEARIVALNEKEVLMLVRDITEQKKNQLRLERFAIFHRALTEMFNEILQMELDENPYQRLVEHAVEVVPGAEAGSLLMKDETGVFRLVAAVGYNLEKLKKIFFKPEELAQGNTDNVLIVTDLVSIDKNLDAERLEILKKYGRIDEIKTMLSIPVKINGEPVAYFCLDSFSSSNAFDEDSIEMAKILSQQVAVILKRIKLEEELRRQKKQLKFMSEHDPLTDLPNRRLFAERAKQYIALAKRRKSPLSILYLDLNHFKEVNDSFGHDVGDLVLKKITKRFKSCLREGDLVARLGGDEFVFALPDTDAENAAKVAKRIIEVIEKPINIKGKSVKISGSIGVAVFPDDGENIDQLLKHADMNMYRDKRLKCNNGEERNIRILENSNDRN
- the cas2 gene encoding CRISPR-associated endonuclease Cas2, which produces MYVLIVYDIGEKRVNRVLKVCRRYLDWVQNSVLEGEITKTNLETLKSQLKRIIKVEEDSVRIYKLRTENDVNLEILGIDKKQVFDDGII
- a CDS encoding cupin domain-containing protein, encoding MTVYEMLKEMADNFKSKVEPDYTFLAQLNVEDTNESFYIKIDNGEVILGKGVNNEADVILTTTYDVLRQIYEGKFNAITAAAKANYLDKAPLDWRFSNNKKITPDTIARFNYLGMHLFNRSDPEKVLLDEEHSRVVHGGHAIGLYYATGLRSAWYMLKKGESLNQEGDTNPFHQAMIFIEGEGFAKIGDKTVKVKKGESYYIPPNTSHVVWTESDEPLVLIWLA